Within the Achromobacter spanius genome, the region TCCCGCATTGGCGGTATCGATACGCCGCCTGCACGACACCGGGCGCAGCGGCTGGTGGGGCCTTCTGCATGCCGTGCCGGTCATCGGCACGCTGCTGTTGCAGGCCTTCATGCTTGCCTCGGGCGCCCCTGGCCGCAACCGCTACGGCGCCGCTCCCTCCCTTGCAACGGCCTGAGCCGCTCGCACAGCCTTCAGGAACCTAGCCATGACATTGAATCGACGCGAATTCATCCTCAAGACGGCGGCCGCATCGACCGCGGCTTCCGCCGTTGGCGCGCTGGGATTGTGGCCGGCGGCCTCCTCCGCCCTGTCCTCTCCACAGTCCTCCGCGCCACTGACCACGGTGCCGCTCACCAACACCGCCCTGCGGCCCGCTCAACTGCTGCAAGACGCACGCAAGATCCCTACCCAACTGGGCATCGACCCGCGCATCTGGAACTGGCGCCATGACGCCAGCCCGTCCGACCCCATGCCCGCCAACTATTACGAAGCGTCGCTGTCCGAGTGGCCGTCGTTTGGCGCCCTGCCCGGCGACCTGGACTGCGACGTCGTCGTCATCGGCGGCGGTTTGCTGGGCGCGTCTACCGCGCTGCACCTGGCCGAAGCCGGGGTCGACGTCGTGCTGATCGAAAAAGACCATATCGGCTCGGGTGCCTCGGGCCGCAACGGCGGGCAGATGACGCCCGGCCTGGCGCGCTGGGAAGCCGGCACCATGCTGGACAAGTTATCCATCGATGAAGCTCGGCGCCTGTGGCGCTTTGCTTCAGTGGAAGCCATGGAAACGGTGGACGGCCTGCGCGACCGCTACGGCTTTGATTGCGACCGCAAACGCGGCCACATCACGGCGGCGGTCCACGCGGGCCATATGGGTGCACTGGTCGAAAACGCCGACGCGCGCCGCCGCCTGGGCGATGACGAGGTGAAGATCATCGGCCGGCACGAACTGAAAGAGCAGTACGTGAAATCCGACATCTATTTCGGCGCCGCCATCGACGGCGGTGGCGGCCAGGTGCAGCCGCTGGCCTTGCTGCGCGGCCTGGTCCACGCCTTCGTCAAGCTGGGCGGCCGGGTGCACGACAACACCACCGCGCAAGCCATTGAAGAGTCACCGGGCAGCACGTTGGTCAAGACCGCGCAAGGCGCGATCAAAGCCCGCCGCGCCGTGGTGCTGGCCGTGCACAGCGCCACCTTCCAGTTCATGCCGGGCAGCGCCACCACCGTGCCCTTCTTCACCTATGTGGCGGTCACCCCGCCGCTGGGCGACACCCTGGATGCGTTGATCCCGTCGGGCTTGCCGGTCTACGACACGCAACTGCAAATTGACTACTACCGCCCGGTGCGCAACCAGCGCCTGCTGTTCGGCGGCCAGGGCACGGGCAACTCGTGGTCGCCGCGCGACGTCAACAACTACCTGCTGGACCGCATCAAGACCGTGTTTCCGCAGCTGGAGAAACCTGAACTGGAATATTCCTGGAGCGGCATCAGCGACCTGACGCTGAACGGCGCCACCGACAGCCGCAAGAGCGCGGGCGACGTGCCGGTGTACATGGTGCATGGCTGGAGCGGCCACGGCGTGGCGCAAACGGTGCGCATCGGCCGCGCCATCAGTGACGACCTGACCGGCCGCAACACCGACTACGCCATGCTGACGCGCTTTGACCACGCCGGCATTCCGCTGGGCCGGCATTTGTCGCCCGTCGCCATTCCGCTGATCAAAGGCGCGCTGGGCGTGATGGGCATCATCAACCCGGCCGACATGGTGTCGTTCTAAGCCGCCACGCGCGCGCGGCCCCGGTCCAGCGCCGCCAAGGCCAAGGCCAACAGCAGCAAGGCCGCGGCCAAGGCGTACGTCCACCGCATGCCCGTCGCCAGGTCGGCGGGCGATGCGGCCCGGAGGTCGCCCGCGCCCGCCGCCCAGGCGAACACCGCGCCCATCAACGATGCGCCGGTAATAAAGCCCAGGTTGCGCGACAGGTTCAACACGCCCGATACCGCGCCACGCTGGTCAGCGCCCGTGCTGCCCATGACGGCACTGCTGTTGGCGGCCTGGAACAGCGCGTAGCCGCTGGTGATCACCACCAGCGGCGCCACGTATTCCGCCACGCGCGCCATCCCCGCCACCCCGCCAACCACCATCGGCACCCAGGGCAGCAGGATCGCGCCCGTCGCCATCGCGGCCAAGCCGGCCAGCATCACGCGCTGCGCGCCATAGCGGTCCACCCCGCGTCCGGCCGGCACGCCCACCAGCGCCGCCACAACCGGTCCGCAAGACATCACCAGCCCGACCCGCGCGGCATCCAGGCCCAACGCGCCCGCCAGATAGAAAGGCCCCACCACCAGCGTCGTCATCATTACGGTGGACACCAGCGTGTTGGTCGCCACACCCGCCCGCAGCGTGGGCTGGCGAAACAGCGCCAACTGAATCAAGGGCGACGCCGCCCTGGCCTGCATCCGCACGAATGCCACCGCCGCCACCGTGGCCGCCAACAGCAGCACGGCCTGGTTTGCGCCAAAGCCGCCAAAGCCACCACCGGCCGTCATCGCCAGCGCATACGCCGCAATGGCCAGCGCCAGCAACAGCGAACCCATCACGTCGAAACGCGCGCGGGCCTGGCCGGCGGGCTTGCGGTCGGCCGGCAGATAAGACCAGGCCAGCGCGAACGCCAGCGCGCCCAGGGGCAGATTGATCAGAAAGATAAGCGGCCAACCCCAGCCACTGATCAGCAGGCCGCCCAAGGTGGGCCCCAGCGCCGTGCCCACCGCCGACATCGTGCCCAGCAGCCCCATCACGCTACCGGTCTTGCCTTTCGGCGCGGCTTCGCTGGCGAACGCCATCGTCAACGCCATCATGACGGCGGCGCCCAGGCCTTGAACGGCACGCGCCCCAATCAAGCCCATCAAGCCACCTAACCAGGGTGAGCCGCCACACAGCGCCGACCCCACGGTGAACAGGGCGATACCCACCAGCATCAGACGCCGACGCCCCATCAAGTCGCCCAAGCGGCCCACGCTGACGATCAGCGTTGTGATGGCAAGCAAGTACGCCAGCACCACCCATTGAACAGCTTGAAAGCGCGCCTCGAACGCTTGCGCAAGCGTCGGCAATGCGACGTTGGCAATACTGGTCGCCAGCGCGGGCAACAGCATGCACAGGGACAGGCAGGCCAGAAGGGGAATAGACGGAGAAGCTGTGGAAGGTTGGGTATGCACGATCAGGCCTGCAAGCAAAGCGGGCCACCAACACGGCGCCCTCAACACATCCTAGGCGCTACTGGAATCAGGCGAAAGACGCAGCATTTACATTGAATACCTGCACCAGACGCTATGACAAAAGCCGCGGGCAAGTGCACATCCGTGCTACGTTTGCGAGCATGGCCACGCCCGATCTCAACCTGCTTATCACCCTGGACGCCTTGCTTGACGAAGGCAGCGTGGCGCGCGCCGCGAGACGCTTGCGGCTAAGCCCGTCGGCCATGAGCCGTGCGCTGGCGCGGCTGCGCGCCACCACGGGCGACCCGCTGCTGGTGCGCGCCGGACGCGGGCTGGTGCCCACACCGCGCGCGCTGGCGCTGCGCGCCCATGTGCATGAACTGGTGCAAGACGTGGAAGCGGTGCTGCGGCCCGCCGAAGCATTGGATTTGACGCGGCTGGATCGCGTCTTCACGCTGCGCGCCAGCGATGGCTTTGTCGAGAATTTCGGCGCCCGGCTGCTGGCCCGCATGGGCGACGAAGCCCCCGGCGTGCGGCTGCGCTTCATGCAGAAGACCGACAAAAGCAGTGCGCCGCTGCGCGAAGGCGAAGTAGACCTGGAAACCGGCGTGGTGGGCGACGCGGCCAGCCCCGAGCTGCGCACGCGCGCGCTGTTTCAAGACCGCTTCATCGGTGTCGTGCGCGCGGGCCATCCGCTTGGTGGCGGCAAGATCACGCTGGCCCGCTACGCCAAGGCGCAGCACATTCTGATGTCGCGCCGCAACCAGGACAAGGGGCCGGTGGACGACGCCTTGGCAGCCACGGGGCGGCAACGGCACATCGCCACCCTGGTGGGCGGCTTCTCCGCCGCCCTGGCGTTGGCCCGGGAAACGGACCTGATCGCCACCGTGCCGGAACGGCACACCGGCACGCTGCGCGCCGGCATGCACAGCTTTGCGCTTCCCTTCCCCGTACCGACGTTCACCGTGTCGATGCTGTGGCATCCCCGCATGGACGGCGATGCCGCGCATCGCTGGTTGCGCGGTTGCGTGCTGGACGCCATCCAGTAGCCCCCGCGCGCCCAGGCTTGCGCTTACTTCGCGGCGCTGGCCGCCAGGGCGTTGAACTGCTTGTCCAGCTCGGCCAGCGACTGGTTGATGTGGGCGCGACGATCCTGAATCCACTTGCCCTGCTCGCTCAACTGCGCGCGCGCTTCTTTCAGCATGCGGTCCATTTCCGCCGGCTGCGGGCCGCCGATGGTGGCGCGATTTTTCACGATGGACACGGGGTCCAGGGTCGAGCGGAATTCCGCTTCGCTCATCGGCAGTTCTTTGGCGTACTTGGAGTCTTTCATGGCATCCGCGTAGATGCGGCGGGCCTGCTCATACGGAAAGTCCAGCGGCTTGATGTTGTTGGCGCGGGCGTAGCTGACCACTTCGGACGCAAAGTGGTGGCCGTCGCGGAACGGCAGCTTGTACTTGCGCATCAGCACGTCAGCCAGCTCCTGCGAGGCGGTCCAGTCGCTGTTCAGTTCTTCCAGCGCGCGCTCGGGGCTGATGACCATGGCCTTCAACACGCGATCCCAGCGCTTGAGCGCCGAGATGCCGCTGTCCACCATTGCCGAATTCTGCTTCACGTCCTTGGGGTCGCTCATGCCCGGCGTGATGTTGTGCGTCTGGATGGCCGGCCCCATCGCCAGCGTCAGCGCGGTAGAGGCATCGCTGCGGGTGGAGTTCAGCAAACCCGGGTTGCGCTTCTGCGGCATGGCGCTGGACACATAGGTGTTGTCGCCACCCTCTTGCAGCAGGATCCAGGGGCGCGACTGCGCGTACTGCGTCATGACGTCTTCAACGAAGTTACCGGTCCGCAGCGCGATGCTGGTCACGATGGACGCCACTTCCACGGGCTGGTCCATGGACGAGATCTGCGAGGCATCGTAGGCGTTGTCGACCAGCGCCTCAAAGCCCAGGTATTGCGCCATGCGTTTACGGTCCAGCGGCCAGCTGGTGCCGTTGAGCACGGTAGTGCCCATGGGCGAACGGTCGATGCGCACATAGGCTTCGCGGATGCGATCGGCGTCGCGCGCCAGGCCGGCAGCCTGGCCCAGCAGGTAATGGCCATAGCTGTTGGGCTGCGCGGCCACGCCATTGGTGTAGTTCGGCACGACGGTGCCAGCGTGCTTGGCGGCAAGCTCAACCATCGTCGTCGAGGTCTTGTTCAGTTGGTCGGCCAGCTCCAGCAGCTTGTCGCGCAGGATGGCGCTGCGGTAGGTCGCGTGCATGTCCTGGCTGGAGCGGCCGGCGTGCAGCAACGTGATGTCTTCGCCCGCCGCCTTGATCAGCAGGGGCTCGAAGGTGATGACTGTGGCGGGGCGCTTGCCGCCGGGCTGGTTGCCGTCGTGGATCACCTTGGCCACACCCGCCGCCAGGCGCGGCGCCATGGCCTTGTCCAGCAGCCCTTCATCGGTGTTGATGACGGTGGTGGCCTTGTTGATTTCCCCCAACCAGAAGAAGGGGTCGCGTGGGGTGGCGGAGGCTGCCGCCGGTTTGGCGCCCGCAGCCGGCGCGGCCTGGGCCTGCGCGGCGTGCGCGCTCAGCGACAAAACCAGGGCGGCGCCCAGGGTGGGAAAAAACTGTCTCATGGAGTTCTCGTTATTGGGGGTGGTCCGGTAGTTTATGGAAAAGCCCCTTTGCCGCAAACCCAGAGTTTCACGGATGCGTGGTGAAGAACGAAAAGTAAAAAAAAACCCCTGCCATCCCGAAGGCAGGGGCCAAGCCGGCGTGCGGGCGACCAGGTCGCCCGCAACGCTTAGACCGCCGAATCCAGGCGCACCTGCACGCTGTCGGCGTTGTACACGGCAGTGGCCTTGAAGCCGTTGACCGTAATGCCGTCGAACGTGCCATGCACCTTGTTGGCGCGCAGCACCGTGATCGTTGCACCCACCTGCGGCGTGTAGCCCGAACGGAAGTCAACGTTCAACTGACCTGCCAGGGCAGCATCCGAGTTCACGGCGATCTGGCCGGCTTCATCGTCGCCGATCAGGGCTTGCAACACGCCAGCCGAAGTCTGGGTATAGCTGCCTTGCACCTGCACCGCTTCAGCGGCATTCAGCGCCAGGGCGCCGCCGCTGAGGTACACCGCGCCCTCGCCCAGCGCCTTGGCAGAATCCGCGCGCAGCGTGCCGCCCGCAACCAGGGTGCCACCCGTGTAGGCGTTGGCGCCCGCCAGCCCCAAGGTGCCGGTGCCGCTCTTGGTGAGCTTGCCCGCGCCGGCGATGTCATTGCGCCATACGTCCAGCGCATTGAAGCCACCACGGCTGGCCGTCATGGTGACGTCCACGTCGCCATTGAAGGCGCCGTAGCCGTCGCCGGCTGCGAACAGGTTCAGGCGGCCAAAGCCTTCGGCGTCGTCAATGACCGGATAGCCCGAGGGCAGCGCCGTGGTCTTCAACACCACGCGGCGTTGATCGGCCGTCAGGTACGGCAAGCGCGTTTCCAGCATGACCTCCGCGCCCTTGGGCACGACGGCCGGTTTGCCGGTGTCGCCAATCTGCGTGAAGGCGAACGTCAGGCGGCGACGGTACTCGGCCTTGTTCACGGCATGATCCGCAAAGCGGTCCTGGCTGACGTCCTGCGAATGCGCGAACGCCAGGAACTGCTCGGGCGTGCTGGCGCCCACGGCGGCCATCAGCGTCTGGTGCGCCTGCGCATACGCCACCGAGCGCGTGCCTTCGCTGGCGGCATAGATGTTGCCCAGCGCCGAGGCCTGCCCCAGGATGCGGCCGCTGATCACGTCCAGCGGTGAATGCATGCCGGCGATGATGCGGCTTTCGCCCAGTTCCAGGCCGCGCGCCAGCAATTCGTGGAAGCGCTCCGGCACCAGATACGCCATGCCGATGGCGTTGCGCACGGATTCCGCCGTGTGGCCGCTGGGGTAGCCGCCATCGGTCGGCGGAGTCAGGCTCTTGGCGGGTTCAAGCGTGGGCACCACCTGTACGTCGGCGCTCCAGCGCCACGGGCGTGCGTACTTGTAGTAGCGCTTGCTGGGCTCGGTGGACGCATTGGCGCCCATGCTCTGCACAAAGGCGATGACGTCGCCAAATTCCGGGTTGGCGGCGCCACTTACGCCCGTGTTGTTGCCGGTGTCGTCGTACTTCACCGTGGTGGCGTCGGGCGCCACGTCGTTGATGCTGGTGGTCTGCTGCGCAGCGGTGCGCCAGTAGGACGTCAGCGGCCCAAGGCCATCGGTCACGCTGTAGTTCTTGCCACGGCGATCATCCAGGTAGGCGGCCTTGGCCTGCTCCGGCGTGCGCGCGGCGGTGGTGCGCACGACGAAGTCGATGTTCTCGTCGTGCACGGCCTTGTTCTTGACGCGGCCATCCGTGGCATCGCCCGGAATGCCCGTCCAGTCCGACGCGATGACGCCGGGAAAGCCATCGGCGCCTGCTGCCGTGACACCGGCATCCACCAGGCGGGTGCGCGGTTCCCAGATGTCCAGAAAGCCGCCCAGCACACGCACGCCGGCATTGGTTTCCAGGGTGGCGTAGCGCGGATCACCACGCTGGTTCGTGTTGGCGAAATCAACAAAGGCGGGCGCATCGGGCACCGGCGCGGTGTCGACTCGGCCCAGCCCGGCGGGCGGCGCGGGGATGACATAGGCAACGTCGTCGTTCTGACCTGGGGCGTCGGTATCGTTGTCGTCATCGCCGCCGCAGGCGGACAAGGCCAGGATTACCGCCAGGGACGTTGCGCGCAAGGCATAGGCAGGGAGCACCCTGCGCAAGGGTCGTGCTTGAATCATCGGGATCAACCAAACTGGTTAGAGAACGCAGCATGGTAGGTAGAAAATATTTACGCCCGATGACACCCGTTTGCTAAACCCGCGGCTTCTGCGTCATGGCGGATCGGACGCGGCCACGCCGGAAATGTAGGGGTCGAAGAAGCTGGCCGCGCTCATGCCCGGGATGTACTGATCCGAGATATACGCGCGACAGCGCTGCATGAATGCTTGCGTCAGGCGTGAGGGCTTCATCGGCTTGTACGTGGCCAAGCCCAGCAGCATGGGGCGTTGTTCACCGGCCAGGCGCAGACGAACCAGGCGCTTGCCGTCCAATGATTGGGTCGACTTCGGCCGCACGTTGAAGAGCGCGTAGCCGATGCCATTGGCGACCATCGAACGCACCACGTCTTCGGAACGTGAACGCGCCACGATGTTCGGTTCCAGCCCGGCCTTGGAGAACAAGGACAGGAAATATTCCCGGCTCATGGGCAGGTCCAGCAACACCATGGGCAACTGCGCCAGCTCATCAAGCGTGACGGCAATCTGCTGCGCAAGCGGATGCAGTTCGCTGACCAGCACATGGGGCGGCATGTGCGCCAGCGTTTCAAAGCTGATCTCTTCGCCCAGTTGCAGGTCGTAGGTCAACGCCACGTCGATGTCCAGCGTGTGCAGCTTGTTGATGAGCTCTTGCTGGTCGCCTTCGGCCATATGCAGCTCGACCTTTTCAAAGGCGCGCGAAAAGCCAAAGATGACCTCTGGCGCAATCATGGCCGCCAGCGGCTGAAAGCAGCCCACGCGCAGCACGCCCTGGATCGCGTCCGTGGAGTTTGAGGCAATTTCATAAAGCTTGGTCGCGCGTTCCAGCAGGTCTTCGCATTCCTGCATGACCTGCATGCCCAAGGGCGTCAGCGCCAGGCCCTTGGAGGGATGCCGCACAAACAGTTGCACCCCAAGCTCGGTCTCGATGTGGGCAATGGCCGCCGAGATGGACGGCGGCGAGATGTGGATCTGGGCGGACGCCGCGGCGATGCTGCCGTGCTTGGCAGTCGCCACGAGGTACTCCATCTGGCGCAGGGAAATGCGATTGAGCATGGTCCAACTTGAGGGAACAGGGAATGTTGCAGAGTATCCGGTCTGCCCGTGGCGGTGGGCAACATTTTCCTCAGTCTCACAAGTCGCCCGGCACGCCGAAGCTGGGCGCGTCGCGCGGGTCACGCGCGCGCGTCACGTAGGCCGCAAGCTGCGGCTCGTAAATTTTCCAGGCCTCGTACAGCGCTTCAACCGGTCCGGCCTCGACCCAATCCAGCCGCAGGTCCACGATGGGCCAGTCCAGGTCTTGATACACCAGCAGGCCAGCCGAATGCACCGGCCCCGCTTCGCCGCCCGCCTCCTGACCTGCCAGCAGCGCTTGCATCAAGCGTTCGGCCAGCGCGCCCTCTGCCCGTTCGAACGCGGCCAGCATGGCGCGCGGCACGTCGGTGCTGGCCAGCATATTGCCGGCGCAGGCGGCGTGCTCGCCTGCCGCGCTGGCCAACACGCCCAGCGCGCTGGCGCCCGTGTAGATGGCCGGCGGGTTCGTGGCGTCTATCGCCATCAATTGGCGGTAGGCGATGAAGGGCCGTTCCTGCAAGCCATCAAGCGCTTGTTGCGGGCTATGCCCGGCCGCCATCAAGTCCAGCGCCAGCGGCCCCAACGCGGGGTCGGTGATGTTCTGACTGACGGCGGCGCCCACGCCCGCGCGCGCGCGGATGCAGCGCGAAGCCACGGCGGGCGAAGACGACGAGACGGCCGCGCCGAACTGGCCGGAGGCGGGGCAGCGGGCAATGATCGAGAAGGTCATGGTCGGTGGCCTGAAGGGATGTCAATCGGGGATGACAGCGGTGGCGTCGATTTCAACCAGCCATTCCGGCCGCGCCAGGGCCGACACCACGATGCCGGTGGACACCGGGTATACCCCCTTGAGCCAGCGTCCCACCACGCGGTAGACAGCCTCGCGGTAACGCGGATCAATGATGTAAATGGTGATCTTGCAGATGTCCTCGAGTTCACCGCCCGCCTCTTTGAGCAGCATGGCGATGTTCGCCATGGCCTGTTCGGCCTGCCCGGCGGCGTCGCCGATGCAAACGCTTTCAGAGGTATCCAGGTTCTGCCCGATCTGTCCCCGCAGGAAGACGGTGCTGCCCCGGGCCACCACGGCCTGGCACAGATCGTTGTCCAGGCTCTGTTCGGGGTAGGTGATCTTGGTATTGAAGGTGCGGATGCGCTTGTGTTTCATGGCGGCGTGGGTAGGTGGGTCAATGGCATGGCCCCCATCTTCAAACCCGGACGACGCCACCGGCTATTTGTTTTTTCCTTTGCCCGCTCTCGGAATTTCCGACTCAGGCACGGCATGGCCGCGCCTCAGGAAATTCGAGCCAGGCCGAAGGAAAAGGCGACTTGGCCCCCGCTGCCCCCTCTTCCATCATCTGGCTTCCAGTCGGAAGCGCTCGGCGGAACCAACATAGACAAGGGGATTTCAATGATTCGCAAACTTACGGTAGCCGGCCTGCTTGCCGGCGCGCTGCTTGGCAACGTCGCCTGGGCCCAGGACGCGCTGGTGGTCAGCACCTGGGGTGGCAGCTTTCGCGACCTGATCGACGAAAACATCGGCAAGGAATTCACGCGCCAGACGGGCGTGCCGGTCAAGTACATCACGGGCGGCACGATCGACCGGCTCAACAAGGCCAAGCTGAGCAAGACCCCCGAAAGCGACATTACGTTCACCACGTCGCACATCGGCTGGCTTTATGTGAACGGCGGCCTGTTCGAAAAGCTGGATACCGCCAAGCTGCCCAACTACGCCAACCTGGTGGACCGCGCCAAGGTCAGCCCGTATCACGTGGGCAGTTGGGCCTACGTGTACACCATCGGCTACCGCCCCGACCTGACACCCAAAGACATCAAGTTCGATAGCTGGAACGACCTGTGGAACCCCGAGCTCAAGGGCAAGCTGTCGGCACCGGACTTCGACCCCAGCCACATCATCAACGTGTCGGCCATGCTGTCGGGCGGCGACGCCAAGACCTGGGAAAAAGGCCAGGACAAGCTTCGCGCGCTGAAGCCGAACTTCAAGGCCTTCTACACCAACGACGCCAACAGCCAGCAACTGATCGCCACCGGCGAAACCCCGGTGCAGATTCTGTTGTCGATGAACGCCTACTACATGATCAGCCAGGGCGTGCCGATCAAGGTGGTCATGCCCAGGGAAGGCGCCGTGCTGGGCATCGACACCATGGGCATCATGAAAGGCAGCACCAAGGCTGACCTGGCCTACAAGTTCATGAACATCGCCTTGTCGCCCGAAGTGCAGTCCAAGATCGTGGCCTTCAAGAAGGCCAGCCCGGTCGTCACGAACGCCAAGGTATCGGCCGAGGACGCGGCGCTGCCCGGCGTGTTCACCACCAAGGAACAGTGGGACACGCAGGCCATCGTGATCGACGACAAGCTGCGCGCCGAGAAGACCGCGGAATGGCGCAAGTGGTTCACCGAGAACATCATGAACTGACATCCGCGCCGGTTGCACCGCGCCTGTGTCCCAGCCATGGCCATGGCGGGACACGGGCGTTTCCAGCAAGCATCAACGCATTCGGATTGACAAGCCCCTATGAATACACGTTCCAGTCTGCGCGGCTGGTTGATATCGCCCGCCGGCCTCGTCGCCCTGTGCATCTGCGTGTCGATGGCAGCGGTGCTGCAATTCAGTGTGCGCGCCTTCATTCCCGGCTCTTTGGACGTGGGCGGGCTGACGCTGGCGAACTTCACGGGGCTGGGTAAGTCCGTCTACCTGTCCGCCTTCGTCAACACGCTGCTGCTCAGCATCGAAACCACCATCTGCTCTTTGCTGGTGGCCTACCCGCTGGCCTATGCCATGGTGCGGGTGCGCAACCGCCTGTTGAAATCGTTCATCCTCATCGTGTCGATCACGCCGTTGTTCCTGGGTGAAATCGTCCGCACGTATTCGTGGATCATCGTGCTGGGCAACAATGGCTTCATCAACACGGTGCTGCGGAAAACTGGGTTGATCGACCTGCCGCTGAACCTGATGTTCACGCACCTGGGCGTGCTGATTGCGCTGGTGCATGTGACGATACCCGTGGTGGTGCTGATGCTGGCCACCGCCATTTCGCACATCAATCGCGACTATGAAAAAGCCGCGCAAAGCCTGGGTGCCGGCCCCGTGCGCACCTTCCTGACGGTGACGCTGCCGCTATCCATGCCGGGCATCATCGCCAGCATCACCACGTCGTTCGCCTGGACCTTCAGCGCGTTTGCCACACCGCAGATGATCGGCGGCGGCCGGGTGCCCACCGTATCGACGCTGGTCTACCAGTTGGGCTTCTCTTCCATGAACTTCCCCCTGGCCGCGAGCCTGAGCGTTGCCGGCCTGGCCTTGACGGTCGTGTCGCTGATGCTGCTGGGCCGGGGCACCAAGCGACTCAAAGCAATGGGAGCGCACTAGCATGGCCATCAAACACACCCTGCCCTTGCCCTTGCGCATTGGCGCGCCGCTGCTGATCACCCTAATCCTGGCCTTCGTGCTGTTGCCGGTGGTGGTGGTGACCCTGGCGTCGTTCAACGACAAGGCACTGCTGACGTTTCCGCCCGAAGCCTGGTCGCTGCGCTGGTTTGAACGGGTCTTCACGTACCCGGACTTTCAGCAGGGCTTTCGCGCCAGCCTGATCGTGATGGTCTGGGCGTCGTTCCTGGCGCTGTTCATCGGCACCGCGCTGGCCATCGCCGTCAAGCGCATGGGCTTTCCCGGCAAGGACATGTTGCAGGCCATCCTGCTGTCACCGCTGGTGATCCCGCATTTCACGCTGGGCCTGGGGCTGCTGATTTTGGTGGCGCAGTTTGATATGGACCGGGGCTACGGCCTCGTCATCCTGTGCCATGTGATGCTGGTGCTGCCCTTCGTGATGCGCAGCGTTTATGTGTCCATGGAGAACATCGACGAACGCCTGGAACAGGCGGCGGCCAGCCTGGGGGCTTCACCCTTGAAGGTGATGTTCACGGTGACCGTGCCCTTGCTGGCGCCCGGTCTCTTTGGCGGGTGGTTGTTCGCCGCCATCATGTCGTTCAGTGAATTCACCGCGTCGCTCTTCGTCACGACGCAACTGACGCAGACGCTGCCGGTGTCGATGTACAACTACGTGCGTGAATTCGCGGACCCGACGCTTGCCGCGCTATCGGTGGTGTATATCGCCGTGACGGCCAGCCTGCTGGCGCTTGCCAACGCCTTCCTGGGCCTGGGCAAGATCCTGAACATCGAAGAGGTAGAGTAGGCGGTTTGGCGGCCGGCGGTCCGGCGGTCCGGCGGTCCGGCGGCCGGCGCCCCGGCAGCAGGCGGCAGGCGAACCTGCCGCACGGCGACCC harbors:
- a CDS encoding LysR substrate-binding domain-containing protein, producing MLNRISLRQMEYLVATAKHGSIAAASAQIHISPPSISAAIAHIETELGVQLFVRHPSKGLALTPLGMQVMQECEDLLERATKLYEIASNSTDAIQGVLRVGCFQPLAAMIAPEVIFGFSRAFEKVELHMAEGDQQELINKLHTLDIDVALTYDLQLGEEISFETLAHMPPHVLVSELHPLAQQIAVTLDELAQLPMVLLDLPMSREYFLSLFSKAGLEPNIVARSRSEDVVRSMVANGIGYALFNVRPKSTQSLDGKRLVRLRLAGEQRPMLLGLATYKPMKPSRLTQAFMQRCRAYISDQYIPGMSAASFFDPYISGVAASDPP
- a CDS encoding DUF1028 domain-containing protein — translated: MTFSIIARCPASGQFGAAVSSSSPAVASRCIRARAGVGAAVSQNITDPALGPLALDLMAAGHSPQQALDGLQERPFIAYRQLMAIDATNPPAIYTGASALGVLASAAGEHAACAGNMLASTDVPRAMLAAFERAEGALAERLMQALLAGQEAGGEAGPVHSAGLLVYQDLDWPIVDLRLDWVEAGPVEALYEAWKIYEPQLAAYVTRARDPRDAPSFGVPGDL
- a CDS encoding RidA family protein encodes the protein MKHKRIRTFNTKITYPEQSLDNDLCQAVVARGSTVFLRGQIGQNLDTSESVCIGDAAGQAEQAMANIAMLLKEAGGELEDICKITIYIIDPRYREAVYRVVGRWLKGVYPVSTGIVVSALARPEWLVEIDATAVIPD
- a CDS encoding ABC transporter substrate-binding protein — protein: MIRKLTVAGLLAGALLGNVAWAQDALVVSTWGGSFRDLIDENIGKEFTRQTGVPVKYITGGTIDRLNKAKLSKTPESDITFTTSHIGWLYVNGGLFEKLDTAKLPNYANLVDRAKVSPYHVGSWAYVYTIGYRPDLTPKDIKFDSWNDLWNPELKGKLSAPDFDPSHIINVSAMLSGGDAKTWEKGQDKLRALKPNFKAFYTNDANSQQLIATGETPVQILLSMNAYYMISQGVPIKVVMPREGAVLGIDTMGIMKGSTKADLAYKFMNIALSPEVQSKIVAFKKASPVVTNAKVSAEDAALPGVFTTKEQWDTQAIVIDDKLRAEKTAEWRKWFTENIMN
- a CDS encoding ABC transporter permease, yielding MNTRSSLRGWLISPAGLVALCICVSMAAVLQFSVRAFIPGSLDVGGLTLANFTGLGKSVYLSAFVNTLLLSIETTICSLLVAYPLAYAMVRVRNRLLKSFILIVSITPLFLGEIVRTYSWIIVLGNNGFINTVLRKTGLIDLPLNLMFTHLGVLIALVHVTIPVVVLMLATAISHINRDYEKAAQSLGAGPVRTFLTVTLPLSMPGIIASITTSFAWTFSAFATPQMIGGGRVPTVSTLVYQLGFSSMNFPLAASLSVAGLALTVVSLMLLGRGTKRLKAMGAH
- a CDS encoding ABC transporter permease, translated to MAIKHTLPLPLRIGAPLLITLILAFVLLPVVVVTLASFNDKALLTFPPEAWSLRWFERVFTYPDFQQGFRASLIVMVWASFLALFIGTALAIAVKRMGFPGKDMLQAILLSPLVIPHFTLGLGLLILVAQFDMDRGYGLVILCHVMLVLPFVMRSVYVSMENIDERLEQAAASLGASPLKVMFTVTVPLLAPGLFGGWLFAAIMSFSEFTASLFVTTQLTQTLPVSMYNYVREFADPTLAALSVVYIAVTASLLALANAFLGLGKILNIEEVE